In Melitaea cinxia chromosome 4, ilMelCinx1.1, whole genome shotgun sequence, a single genomic region encodes these proteins:
- the LOC123670480 gene encoding uncharacterized protein LOC123670480, with protein sequence MRSRSPCDSDSSRARLWKRKRDREEDTSDDTDDKSTAGKCHTARRGRGRPPTTGQYVGLAKAKADYLKQCERELELEAESEAIEISKRVRASRSNIISEGGTVSGECSIIDLHRKAQEYVEAILTVTKISKNLKGTSKKALNESAEGIGEVLGALYHRTTNDEVRQLREANERLEAENVQLRSEISELRQSVADIRRELGSTSTPAPPANENGLIDRIMAGVGAMLDSRLAKLEESGRLLPEASEVRKGPPAASKKIATSPPQTGVTTLTPPANPAPKSASQSAKKKKKKKKAGAATQVAAPNEPRPLPPAPAALTEGWNVVARKGRKAGPPKNQPQPQNKGGPAKKPKTPKLRLPRSAAVQLTLLPGSTRTYAEVLGAIKADGLIASMGVETRYRVSQTGARRFELPGTGNKEKAEELARRIKAVVGEDVAVTRPEKCADLRVAGLDDSVTPQELAGVIAKAGGCAEESIKVGEVRQNFAGIGTAWVRLPVEAAKKVVDGRRLLVGFVSASVTLLKTRPQQCYRCHEVGHVAAKCDKGVDRSGQCYRCGKEGHIRRQCTAEACCPICQAEKKPAGHSLVACPRNKAGRRKKAVTKNKTRAPPANRAGEVTMDTQS encoded by the coding sequence ATGAGGTCGCGATCACCGTGCGACTCCGACTCGTCTCGCGCTCGGCTCTGGAAGCGGAAGCGCGATAGGGAAGAAGACACGTCAGATGACACTGATGATAAGTCCACGGCAGGAAAGTGTCACACGGCGCGCAGGGGTCGTGGTCGACCGCCCACGACAGGGCAATATGTTGGCCTCGCCAAGGCCAAGGCCGACTACCTCAAGCAGTGCGAGAGGGAGCTCGAGCTTGAGGCCGAAAGCGAGGCCATTGAGATCTCAAAGAGAGTGAGAGCTTCGCGATCCAACATAATTTCGGAAGGTGGGACGGTGTCGGGGGAATGCTCGATCATTGATCTACACAGGAAGGCCCAAGAATACGTCGAGGCCATTCTTACTGTCACTAAGATATCAAAGAACCTCAAAGGGACGAGCAAGAAAGCTCTGAATGAGTCCGCCGAGGGTATAGGCGAAGTACTCGGCGCCCTATACCACCGAACGACGAATGACGAGGTCAGGCAGCTGCGGGAGGCCAACGAGCGCCTAGAAGCGGAGAACGTACAGCTCCGCTCGGAGATCTCCGAGCTGCGACAGAGTGTAGCCGACATCAGGCGTGAGCTGGGCTCGACGTCCACTCCAGCCCCTCCCGCGAATGAAAACGGACTGATCGACCGCATAATGGCGGGGGTGGGCGCCATGCTCGACTCCCGCCTGGCGAAGCTGGAGGAGTCTGGCAGACTCCTGCCTGAAGCGTCTGAAGTGCGAAAAGGACCACCGGCGGCTTCGAAGAAGATCGCAACGTCGCCGCCGCAGACAGGGGTCACAACGCTGACTCCGCCAGCGAACCCGGCCCCAAAGTCTGCAAGTCAGTCTgccaagaagaagaaaaagaagaagaaggcggGTGCGGCTACCCAAGTCGCCGCGCCCAACGAGCCTCGCCCCCTACCACCTGCTCCGGCCGCTCTGACGGAGGGGTGGAATGTGGTGGCGAGGAAAGGAAGAAAGGCGGGGCCGCCCAAAAACCAGCCCCAGCCCCAGAACAAAGGTGGGCCGGCTAAAAAGCCAAAAACGCCGAAGCTGCGATTGCCGCGATCGGCGGCGGTGCAGCTGACGCTGTTGCCGGGCAGCACGAGGACCTACGCGGAGGTCCTCGGTGCCATAAAGGCTGACGGCCTTATAGCGAGCATGGGCGTCGAGACTCGCTATAGGGTCTCTCAGACCGGCGCGCGAAGGTTCGAGCTGCCCGGCACCGGCAATAAGGAGAAGGCCGAGGAGCTAGCCCGGCGCATCAAGGCGGTCGTCGGCGAGGACGTGGCGGTCACCCGCCCGGAGAAGTGCGCCGACCTGCGGGTGGCCGGGTTAGACGACTCGGTCACTCCCCAGGAGCTGGCCGGCGTGATCGCCAAGGCGGGAGGATGCGCCGAGGAATCGATAAAAGTGGGCGAAGTACGGCAAAACTTCGCCGGCATCGGGACAGCGTGGGTTCGCCTGCCAGTAGAGGCGGCGAAGAAAGTGGTCGACGGGCGCCGCCTACTCGTCGGGTTCGTGTCGGCGAGTGTGACCCTGTTGAAGACGAGACCGCAACAATGCTATCGCTGCCACGAGGTTGGGCACGTGGCAGCGAAGTGTGACAAGggagtggaccgcagcggccagTGCTACCGCTGCGGCAAGGAGGGGCACATTCGCCGGCAATGTACTGCCGAAGCTTGCTGTCCCATATGCCAGGCGGAGAAAAAACCGGCTGGGCACAGCCTAGTCGCGTGCCCTCGCAATAAAGCGGGAAGGAGGAAGAAGGCGGTGACCAAAAATAAAACCCGCGCGCCGCCTGCCAACAGAGCTGGGGAGGTGACAATGGACACCCAATCATAG
- the LOC123670481 gene encoding uncharacterized protein LOC123670481: protein METKTKTKLPQEGTCASGKGESLRASSDARCPFDSGEGTLCYCDSPHMGVDVVPGKGGATSARNTDSDNSLRSGGSNEPSLSRTGLPSRDRKGRFLSRQKGPSKGQDKGGNRFAVLAADDKTDTDTDMVSGSPDRHIALTGRRKRPSSSTFASGRDGSDTEAEGAGLAKINTARRGKARGTTAGPSREKFLKPAPVRPEPVNILIDNESDVGSSIVDDVVALNAQELRARAGEGLAVILEVARKSGNLKGEFVAKLKRSATDLSEVVDAFASRTEADEVRRLRAENRRFRIEIEAMKTELKAMRRGFAEAKTEAAANAAAAAAAAANASVAGPPATLPVAAMLEEFKHSLTCSLGDMMNVRLAQIEERLPPAPSVRPQLGAGGPRRPETAATTSAAPSTVAREETWATVVKRGKGKRKGKGKSSAPPSTPAVEGRTAAPAVKPTGKPAAASSARPAAKPTAKPTKQSGRPATKATVKAKFKAPKTAAVVVQLQPAAVEKGQTYDSIFRSAEDTVKLEELGIERILFRHTATGARMLEIPGSDKEEKADRLASRLREALSDVATVVRPVKTAQVRISGLDDTATPERVAAAVAKATSSDVGTVRVGAIRSGFGGMGSTVVTCPVSVAKALTEGGRLLIGWSSVRVSALEALPMRCFKCMGLGHTRPKCPASVDRGNLCFKCGNAGHKVASCPEKTPRCVVCAEGGKPSGHIMCGRRCRPATSKGKGALGTRAPRETASQTAADGVAPPAAAGEVEVVMSE from the coding sequence ATGGAAACAAAGACTAAAACGAAACTACCCCAGGAGGGTACCTGCGCCTCCGGCAAAGGAGAATCCCTCCGTGCATCTTCGGATGCACGCTGCCCGTTCGATTCTGGGGAGGGCACCCTTTGTTACTGTGATTCGCCCCATATGGGCGTTGACGTTGTGCCCGGGAAGGGCGGTGCGACCTCTGCAAGAAATACGGACTCCGATAACAGCCTTCGGAGTGGCGGCTCAAACGAGCCGTCACTCTCGAGGACTGGTCTCCCCTCGCGAGATCGCAAGGGGAGATTCCTCTCACGCCAAAAAGGCCCTTCTAAGGGCCAGGACAAAGGTGGAAACCGTTTTGCGGTTCTGGCTGCGGACGACAAAACGGACACCGATACAGACATGGTTTCGGGATCCCCTGACAGGCATATTGCCTTGACGGGACGGCGGAAGCGACCCTCATCCTCGACCTTCGCGTCTGGGCGTGACGGTTCGGACACGGAGGCCGAGGGCGCGGGCCTCGCTAAAATTAACACGGCGAGAAGGGGAAAGGCGAGAGGAACCACGGCGGGTCCTTCCCGCGAAAAGTTCCTCAAGCCAGCACCTGTCCGGCCGGAACCCGTAAACATACTCATCGACAACGAGTCCGACGTCGGCTCATCGATCGTAGACGACGTTGTTGCGCTCAACGCGCAGGAACTCAGGGCGCGCGCGGGCGAGGGACTCGCCGTAATACTAGAGGTTGCCCGGAAATCCGGGAACCTCAAAGGCGAGTTCGTCGCAAAGTTGAAGAGGTCCGCGACGGACCTGAGCGAGGTGGTCGACGCCTTTGCCTCTAGGACCGAGGCCGATGAAGTGAGGCGGCTCCGAGCGGAGAACCGCCGCTTCAGGATCGAAATAGAGGCAATGAAAACGGAGCTGAAGGCGATGCGGCGCGGCTTCGCCGAGGCGAAGACGGAAGCGGCCGCtaacgccgccgccgccgccgccgccgctgccaACGCCTCAGTCGCCGGTCCACCTGCGACACTTCCGGTGGCGGCCATGCTAGAGGAGTTCAAGCACTCCTTGACCTGCTCGCTGGGCGATATGATGAACGTCCGGCTGGCGCAGATCGAGGAGAGGCTGCCGCCGGCTCCGTCGGTCCGCCCCCAACTGGGAGCTGGTGGACCTCGACGCCCTGAGACGGCGGCCACTACGTCAGCGGCCCCCTCCACGGTTGCCCGGGAGGAAACCTGGGCAACAGTGGTCAAAAGAGGGAAGGGCAAGAGGAAGGGGAAAGGGAAGTCCTCCGCCCCTCCATCTACACCTGCAGTCGAAGGCCGGACTGCCGCCCCTGCGGTGAAGCCGACTGGCAAGCCAGCCGCGGCGTCGTCCGCGCGACCGGCCGCCAAGCCGACCGCCAAGCCGACCAAGCAGTCCGGAAGGCCGGCAACAAAGGCGACGGTTAAGGCCAAATTCAAGGCCCCGAAGACTGCGGCAGTCGTCGTCCAGCTGCAGCCGGCGGCTGTAGAGAAGGGTCAAACTTACGACTCCATCTTCCGGTCGGCTGAAGACACCGTGAAATTGGAGGAACTGGGGATCGAGCGCATCCTCTTCCGTCATACGGCGACGGGAGCGAGGATGCTCGAGATCCCCGGTTCCGACAAAGAGGAGAAGGCCGACCGGCTCGCCAGCCGGCTCAGGGAGGCCCTCTCGGACGTGGCCACCGTCGTCAGGCCCGTTAAGACCGCGCAGGTGCGCATCTCGGGCCTGGATGACACGGCCACTCCCGAGAGGGTGGCGGCGGCGGTCGCGAAGGCGACATCGTCCGACGTCGGCACGGTGAGGGTCGGGGCGATCCGCTCCGGCTTCGGCGGCATGGGCTCCACCGTCGTAACCTGCCCCGTCTCGGTTGCGAAAGCGCTGACCGAGGGGGGCAGGCTACTGATCGGCTGGAGCTCGGTGCGAGTGTCGGCCCTGGAGGCGCTCCCCATGCGCTGCTTTAAGTGCATGGGGTTGGGCCACACGCGCCCGAAGTGTCCGGCGTCTGTCGACAGGGGCAACCTCTGCTTTAAATGCGGGAACGCGGGGCACAAGGTCGCCTCCTGCCCAGAGAAGACACCGCGCTGCGTGGTGTGCGCCGAGGGAGGTAAACCCTCGGGGCACATCATGTGCGGCCGCAGGTGCAGGCCTGCGACCTCGAAAGGAAAGGGGGCCCTCGGAACCCGGGCCCCCCGAGAGACCGCAAGCCAGACAGCCGCAGACGGCGTTGCCCCCCCGGCCGCGGCGGGGGAGGTGGAGGTTGTGATGTCTGAGTAA